A single region of the Paraburkholderia sp. SOS3 genome encodes:
- a CDS encoding ABC transporter substrate-binding protein, translating into MKKLLAALTVALLATVSIGAHAKDWTTIRFGVDASYPPFESKGSDGKLVGFDIDLGNEICARLKAKCVWVENDFDGMIPALKAKKFDGVLSSMSMTPQRAEQIAFSSKLFNTPTRLVAKKGSNIQPTPESLAGKSVGVEQGTIQETYAKTYWEPKGAKVVAYQNQDQVYADLISGRLDAALQDAVQADIGFLKTPRGAGFQFVGKDLEDKKILGEGAGIGMRKEDTDLKAKVDKAIAEIIKDGTYKKLEKKYFDFDVYGG; encoded by the coding sequence GTGAAAAAACTGCTCGCGGCCTTGACGGTTGCCCTGCTTGCCACCGTTTCGATCGGCGCACACGCCAAAGACTGGACGACGATCCGTTTCGGCGTCGACGCCAGCTACCCCCCGTTCGAATCGAAGGGCTCCGACGGTAAGCTCGTCGGTTTCGACATCGACCTCGGCAACGAAATCTGCGCGCGCCTCAAGGCGAAGTGCGTATGGGTCGAGAACGACTTCGACGGCATGATCCCGGCACTGAAGGCCAAGAAGTTCGACGGCGTGCTGTCGTCGATGTCGATGACGCCGCAACGCGCCGAACAGATCGCTTTCTCGTCGAAGCTGTTCAACACGCCGACGCGCCTCGTCGCGAAGAAAGGCTCGAACATCCAGCCGACTCCTGAATCGCTCGCCGGCAAGTCGGTCGGCGTCGAGCAGGGCACGATCCAGGAAACGTACGCGAAGACCTACTGGGAGCCGAAGGGCGCGAAGGTCGTCGCTTACCAGAATCAGGACCAGGTCTACGCCGATCTGATCTCGGGCCGCCTCGACGCAGCGCTGCAAGACGCCGTGCAAGCGGACATCGGCTTCCTGAAGACGCCGCGCGGCGCGGGCTTCCAGTTCGTCGGCAAGGATCTCGAAGACAAGAAGATCCTCGGTGAAGGCGCCGGCATCGGCATGCGTAAGGAAGACACCGATCTGAAGGCGAAGGTCGACAAGGCGATCGCCGAAATCATCAAGGACGGCACCTACAAGAAGCTCGAGAAGAAGTATTTCGACTTCGACGTCTACGGCGGTTAA
- a CDS encoding succinylglutamate desuccinylase/aspartoacylase family protein, which yields MQTQIHPLLSPSLGTARNVTSFHYGPGGGKKVYIQSSLHADELPGMLVSWALRRKLEALEAAGKLRGEVIVVPVANPIGLNQHMLGLLAGRFESNSAQNFNRNFHNLAALVEPIIEGRLSGDIEHNRAAIRAAMHEALQAQKPRTELESHRLALQLMSFDADIVLDLHCDWEAALHLYTNPDLWPDVEPLSRYLDAKASLLALDSVGNPFDEIHSFCWSDLRARFGDRFPIPNGSISVTVELRSQRDVSYEFAEKDAQAIIEYLTHRGVIDGTAAPMPALEFAATPLAGTEPVVSPVSGVVVFRAEVGKWVDAGKEIADIVDPLTDQVVTLKCTVAGVLYARHVSRFATAGMEVARVAGAKAIRSGSLLSA from the coding sequence ATGCAAACGCAAATTCACCCGCTGTTGTCCCCGTCGCTTGGCACCGCTCGCAACGTGACGAGCTTCCACTACGGCCCCGGCGGCGGAAAGAAGGTGTATATCCAGTCGTCGCTGCATGCCGACGAACTGCCCGGCATGCTCGTTTCGTGGGCCTTGCGCCGCAAGCTCGAGGCGCTCGAAGCGGCCGGCAAGCTGCGCGGCGAAGTGATCGTCGTGCCGGTCGCCAATCCGATCGGTTTGAACCAGCATATGCTCGGGCTGCTCGCGGGCCGCTTCGAATCGAATTCCGCGCAGAACTTCAACCGCAATTTCCATAACCTCGCGGCGCTCGTCGAACCGATCATCGAAGGCCGCCTGAGCGGCGATATCGAGCACAATCGCGCGGCGATCCGCGCGGCCATGCACGAAGCCTTGCAGGCGCAAAAGCCGCGCACCGAGCTCGAATCGCACCGCCTCGCACTGCAACTGATGTCGTTCGACGCCGATATCGTGCTCGATCTGCATTGCGACTGGGAAGCGGCGCTGCATCTGTACACGAACCCGGACCTGTGGCCCGACGTCGAGCCGCTGTCGCGCTATCTCGACGCCAAGGCATCGCTGCTCGCGCTCGATTCGGTCGGCAATCCGTTCGACGAGATTCACAGCTTCTGCTGGTCCGATTTGCGCGCGCGCTTCGGCGACCGCTTCCCGATTCCGAACGGCTCGATCTCGGTCACGGTCGAACTGCGCAGCCAGCGCGACGTGTCGTACGAGTTCGCGGAGAAAGACGCACAAGCGATCATCGAGTACCTCACGCATCGCGGCGTGATCGACGGCACGGCTGCGCCGATGCCGGCGCTCGAATTCGCGGCCACGCCGCTCGCGGGCACCGAGCCGGTCGTGTCTCCGGTCAGCGGCGTCGTCGTGTTTCGCGCGGAAGTCGGCAAGTGGGTCGACGCAGGCAAGGAGATTGCCGATATCGTCGATCCGCTGACCGATCAAGTCGTCACGCTGAAGTGCACGGTCGCGGGCGTCCTGTACGCGCGGCACGTATCGCGATTTGCGACCGCCGGCATGGAAGTCGCGCGTGTGGCAGGGGCGAAAGCGATCCGCTCGGGATCGTTGTTATCCGCTTAG
- a CDS encoding porin yields MNKKVLTTALLATFAGAAHAQSSVTLYGIIDAGISYVNHSGTNSQKLFKYDDGVAQGSRWGMRGAEDLGGGLKAIFVLEGGFNSGNGTSSQGGALFGRQAFVGLSKNGIGALTFGRQYSMSTDVLGGAYSNGGNIVSGNYSYHMNDVDQLTSSRINNSVKFSSANFYGLTFGALYGFSNQAGAFGGAPTVGTTTGSSRTYSFGANYAYGPFSVGAAYTDIKFPALSTPAFNVTLANFTPGSGPSGGAAIRDLRTFGVGGRYTLGPITAWALYTNTLFQPITLGSSLYQAYDVGGKYNFTQALSVAAGYTYSKVDGATASGHWNQISGAVDYALSKRTDVYFLTVFEDASGRAGNSELQSQIGDTSSFFGNSGNGSQSQLAFRVGLRHKF; encoded by the coding sequence TTGAACAAGAAAGTACTGACCACGGCGCTCCTCGCAACTTTTGCGGGCGCTGCACACGCGCAAAGCAGCGTGACGCTCTACGGGATTATCGATGCAGGTATCAGCTATGTGAATCACAGCGGCACGAATTCGCAGAAGCTGTTCAAGTATGACGACGGCGTCGCACAGGGCAGCCGTTGGGGCATGCGCGGTGCGGAAGACCTCGGTGGCGGCCTGAAGGCGATCTTCGTGCTCGAAGGCGGTTTCAACAGCGGCAACGGCACCTCCAGCCAGGGCGGCGCACTGTTCGGCCGTCAGGCCTTCGTCGGTTTGTCGAAGAATGGTATCGGCGCGTTGACGTTCGGTCGTCAATACTCGATGTCGACCGACGTTCTCGGCGGCGCGTACTCGAACGGCGGCAACATCGTCAGCGGCAACTACTCGTACCACATGAACGACGTCGACCAGTTGACGTCGAGCCGCATCAACAACTCGGTGAAGTTCAGCAGCGCGAACTTCTACGGCCTCACGTTCGGCGCGTTGTACGGCTTCTCGAACCAGGCTGGCGCATTCGGCGGCGCACCGACGGTCGGCACGACGACCGGCTCGTCGCGCACGTACAGCTTCGGCGCGAACTACGCATACGGTCCGTTCAGCGTCGGCGCTGCCTACACGGACATCAAGTTCCCGGCTCTGTCCACGCCGGCATTCAACGTTACCCTCGCGAACTTCACCCCGGGCTCGGGTCCGTCGGGTGGCGCGGCGATCCGCGATCTGCGCACGTTCGGCGTCGGCGGCCGCTACACGCTCGGCCCGATCACGGCATGGGCGTTGTACACGAACACGCTGTTCCAGCCGATCACGCTGGGCTCGTCGCTGTACCAGGCTTACGACGTGGGCGGCAAGTACAACTTCACGCAAGCGCTGTCGGTTGCTGCCGGCTACACGTACTCGAAAGTGGACGGCGCCACGGCAAGCGGCCACTGGAACCAGATCTCGGGTGCTGTCGACTACGCGCTCAGCAAGCGTACCGACGTGTACTTCCTGACGGTGTTCGAGGACGCAAGCGGCCGCGCCGGCAACTCGGAACTGCAATCGCAGATCGGCGACACGAGCTCGTTCTTCGGCAACTCGGGCAACGGCTCGCAAAGCCAGCTGGCGTTCCGCGTCGGCCTGCGCCACAAGTTCTAA
- a CDS encoding ketopantoate reductase family protein, with product MKIVVFGTGGVGGYFGARLAQSGCDVTFVARGRHYAAIKAHGLRIESPLGNFTLEAPRIVEHIGAVQQADLVIVAVKLWDTDEAARSLAPLVSRGAAVVSFQNGVQKDETLGKHLPRESIIGGVCYIASVISSPGVITHSGTMQKLVFGEYDGSRSARVQAFHAACEKAGIAAEIADDIERLIWEKYVFLVGLSGTTATIRRPIGAIRTHARTRAFLFDVMHEVVAVGRAKAVRLPADFAENRLAFCDTLPEGMTSSMHHDLENGNRLELPWLSGGVASLGEALNVPTPRNRTIADILELSADGRVSG from the coding sequence ATGAAAATCGTAGTTTTTGGCACGGGCGGCGTCGGCGGCTATTTCGGCGCGCGGCTCGCCCAGTCAGGTTGCGACGTCACGTTCGTTGCGCGAGGACGCCACTATGCAGCCATCAAGGCGCACGGTTTGCGCATCGAGAGCCCGCTCGGCAATTTCACACTCGAGGCGCCCCGAATCGTCGAACACATCGGTGCTGTACAACAGGCCGACCTCGTCATAGTCGCGGTGAAACTGTGGGATACCGACGAGGCCGCCCGATCGCTTGCTCCGCTCGTCTCGCGCGGCGCGGCCGTGGTGTCGTTCCAGAACGGCGTGCAAAAAGACGAAACGCTCGGCAAACATCTGCCGCGCGAGTCGATCATCGGCGGAGTCTGCTACATCGCATCGGTGATCTCGTCGCCGGGCGTCATCACGCACAGCGGCACGATGCAGAAACTCGTATTCGGCGAATATGACGGCAGCCGCTCGGCGCGCGTGCAGGCGTTTCATGCGGCATGCGAGAAAGCGGGCATCGCCGCCGAAATAGCCGACGATATCGAGCGGCTGATCTGGGAGAAGTATGTGTTTCTCGTCGGACTGTCGGGCACGACCGCCACGATCCGGCGGCCCATCGGCGCCATTCGCACTCATGCCCGAACGCGCGCATTCCTGTTCGACGTGATGCACGAGGTGGTCGCGGTAGGCCGTGCGAAAGCGGTGCGGCTGCCCGCCGACTTTGCCGAAAACCGGCTCGCGTTCTGCGACACGCTGCCCGAAGGCATGACCTCGTCGATGCATCACGATCTCGAGAACGGCAACCGCCTCGAATTGCCGTGGCTGAGCGGCGGCGTGGCATCGCTGGGCGAAGCGCTCAATGTGCCGACGCCGAGAAACCGGACCATCGCCGACATTCTGGAACTGAGCGCCGACGGCCGCGTGTCCGGCTGA
- a CDS encoding enolase C-terminal domain-like protein, producing MTTSPLTIRSLSAAAVSVPMRRTFGTSAQTFNAAPLLLVTLETSEGIAGHGYAFCYLDSVARAMSAMVADLSAFLAGQPVSPLDIGKALARYFKLTGLYGPLCMLASAIDTAAWDALALAADVPLATLLGGSPRAVRAYNSNGLGLVEPPRAADEAEALLAGGFRAVKMRLGRASFADDLAAVRAVRKRLPDDVALMTDFNQALSIAQALEYCPMLDGEGVYWIEEPIRHDSYEHLAQIAARIDTPVQLGENFVSVQPVFEAAKAEASDYLMFDLDRIGGVSGWRLASGIAASAGREVSSHLFPEVSAHLLAATPTAHWLEYVDWADAVLEEPLRIEDGFAMLTDRPGNGLSWNDAAVEAYRIA from the coding sequence ATGACGACATCCCCGCTGACCATCCGCTCGCTTAGCGCCGCGGCCGTATCGGTGCCGATGCGACGTACCTTCGGTACGAGCGCGCAGACCTTCAACGCCGCTCCGCTGTTACTGGTTACGCTCGAAACCAGCGAGGGCATCGCGGGCCACGGCTATGCATTCTGCTATCTGGATTCAGTGGCACGAGCGATGTCGGCGATGGTCGCGGACCTGAGTGCGTTCCTCGCCGGGCAGCCGGTCAGTCCGCTCGACATCGGCAAGGCCCTTGCGCGCTACTTCAAGCTGACGGGGCTGTACGGACCGCTGTGTATGCTCGCCTCGGCAATCGATACGGCCGCGTGGGACGCGCTTGCGCTTGCCGCGGACGTGCCGCTCGCGACGCTGCTCGGCGGGTCGCCGCGGGCCGTGCGTGCGTACAACAGCAACGGCCTCGGACTCGTCGAGCCGCCGCGCGCAGCCGACGAAGCAGAAGCGTTGCTCGCCGGTGGCTTCCGCGCGGTCAAGATGCGGCTTGGACGTGCTTCTTTCGCAGACGACCTGGCCGCGGTTCGCGCCGTGCGCAAGCGCCTGCCCGACGACGTCGCGTTGATGACCGATTTCAACCAGGCCTTGAGCATCGCGCAAGCGCTCGAATACTGTCCGATGCTCGATGGCGAAGGCGTCTACTGGATCGAAGAGCCGATTCGTCACGACAGCTATGAGCATCTCGCGCAAATCGCCGCGCGCATCGATACGCCCGTCCAGCTCGGCGAGAATTTCGTGTCGGTGCAGCCGGTGTTCGAGGCGGCGAAGGCCGAGGCGAGCGACTATCTGATGTTCGATCTCGACCGCATCGGCGGCGTGTCGGGATGGCGCCTCGCGTCGGGCATCGCGGCGTCGGCCGGGCGCGAAGTCTCTTCGCACCTGTTTCCCGAAGTCAGCGCGCATCTGCTTGCCGCGACACCGACCGCGCACTGGCTCGAATACGTCGATTGGGCCGACGCCGTGCTCGAAGAGCCGCTGCGTATCGAAGACGGATTCGCGATGTTGACGGACAGGCCCGGCAACGGTCTGTCATGGAACGATGCGGCTGTCGAAGCCTATCGAATTGCCTGA
- a CDS encoding TetR/AcrR family transcriptional regulator: MPRPREFDEDTVLDAAIAQFWSRGYESTSVRELADTMGITSASLYNAFGDKRALYDRALERYVERGFRDRVQRFETTLSPRDAIVAFFEEIVDLSVNDKQRRGCLIVNSVLELAPHDTAVQDALECVLKEMERFFLRCVSAGQADGTIPGHTAPADLARTLLAVLMGLRVLARVRPQRSLLEGAARPAMELIGATPKTRASSALRRPARKTSRIP; encoded by the coding sequence ATGCCACGTCCACGCGAATTTGATGAAGACACCGTACTCGACGCCGCGATCGCGCAATTCTGGTCGCGTGGCTACGAATCGACCTCGGTACGCGAACTCGCGGACACCATGGGCATCACGAGCGCGAGTCTGTACAACGCGTTCGGCGACAAGCGTGCGTTATACGATCGGGCTCTCGAACGCTATGTCGAGCGCGGCTTCCGCGATCGCGTGCAACGGTTCGAAACAACGCTTTCCCCTCGCGACGCGATCGTCGCTTTTTTCGAGGAGATCGTCGATCTCTCGGTCAACGACAAACAGCGCCGCGGCTGTTTGATCGTCAACTCCGTGCTGGAACTGGCGCCGCACGACACGGCCGTTCAGGACGCGCTCGAATGCGTTCTGAAAGAGATGGAGCGCTTCTTTCTGCGCTGCGTGAGCGCCGGTCAGGCCGACGGCACGATTCCGGGTCACACGGCTCCAGCAGATCTTGCGAGAACGCTGCTCGCCGTGCTGATGGGGCTGCGCGTGCTCGCGCGCGTGCGCCCACAGCGCAGTCTGCTGGAAGGCGCCGCGCGTCCGGCAATGGAACTGATCGGCGCGACGCCGAAGACGCGGGCGTCATCGGCGTTGCGCCGTCCGGCCCGAAAAACGTCGCGCATTCCATAA
- a CDS encoding thioredoxin family protein, which yields MKLLSHIAVAATFAFAAVAPAHAADFRDFDSNAFAAAQAAGEPVLVDVHAWWCPVCASQSHTIKKLTASPRYDKLVVFRLNYDKQKDDWKRLGVTTQGTLIAYRGQTETGRLAYQTNAAKIEAVLDSAVR from the coding sequence ATGAAACTGCTTTCTCATATCGCCGTGGCGGCGACCTTCGCATTCGCGGCCGTAGCGCCGGCCCATGCAGCCGATTTCCGCGACTTCGACAGCAACGCGTTCGCGGCTGCCCAGGCGGCCGGCGAACCGGTACTGGTCGACGTGCACGCGTGGTGGTGTCCCGTGTGCGCATCGCAAAGCCACACGATCAAAAAGCTGACCGCGTCGCCGCGCTATGACAAGCTGGTGGTGTTCCGCCTCAATTACGACAAGCAGAAGGACGACTGGAAGCGTCTGGGTGTGACCACCCAGGGCACGCTGATCGCCTATCGCGGGCAAACCGAAACCGGCCGGCTCGCATATCAGACCAACGCGGCGAAGATCGAAGCGGTGCTCGACAGTGCGGTGCGTTGA
- a CDS encoding cytochrome c biogenesis CcdA family protein, with product MSASFNLLLLGYAAGALTILSPCVLPLVPIVLGSAAQRSRWGPLALAAGLVASFTLVALAVALAGVSSGSDVLRIGGAAVLVLAGVAMLFKRASAGLGRLLAPLTAWASDTQLRAERFGTLGQAAIGVLLGVVWSPCIGPTLGAATALASQGRDVGSATLTIFSFGAGIATMLLVVALAARTLLPRWRQRLMSVGGIGNRVFGALLVVVGLLIITGLDRQFEALAVAASPDWLTDLTTRF from the coding sequence ATGAGCGCTTCGTTCAACCTGCTTCTGCTCGGCTACGCAGCCGGCGCACTGACGATTCTGTCGCCGTGCGTGCTGCCGCTCGTGCCGATCGTGCTCGGCAGCGCCGCGCAGCGCAGCCGCTGGGGGCCGCTCGCGCTGGCCGCGGGGCTCGTCGCGTCGTTTACGCTGGTGGCGCTGGCGGTCGCGCTGGCCGGCGTGTCGAGCGGCAGCGACGTGCTGCGCATCGGTGGCGCCGCGGTGCTCGTGCTCGCCGGCGTCGCCATGCTGTTCAAGCGCGCCAGTGCGGGCCTTGGCCGGCTGCTCGCACCGCTTACCGCATGGGCCAGCGACACGCAGCTGCGCGCCGAGCGCTTCGGCACGCTTGGCCAGGCCGCGATCGGCGTGCTGCTCGGCGTCGTCTGGAGTCCGTGCATCGGCCCGACGCTCGGCGCGGCGACCGCGCTCGCCAGCCAGGGTCGCGACGTCGGCTCCGCCACGCTGACGATTTTCTCGTTCGGCGCAGGCATCGCGACGATGCTGCTGGTCGTCGCGCTCGCCGCGCGCACGCTGCTGCCGCGCTGGCGGCAACGGCTGATGAGCGTCGGCGGCATCGGCAACCGCGTATTCGGTGCGCTGCTGGTGGTGGTCGGGCTGCTGATCATCACGGGCCTCGATCGTCAGTTCGAAGCGCTCGCGGTGGCGGCCTCACCTGACTGGCTGACCGATCTGACCACCCGCTTCTAG
- a CDS encoding 3-oxoacyl-ACP synthase III family protein, whose amino-acid sequence MDAPLHTAYSEGSVAVLGTGAALPGEALDNASLIARVAALAPALDTRALHALMRRLAIGRRHVSRPFRERAEAPSAGARNPQLAAQALRRALAQAQLEPQQLGYLIGHTATPAQPLPSNIALVADLLGYPGPHVELRQACTGFANALLIAFGMLAQRGARPLAIVGSETGSLFFDPAAAVHDRDQRVNLAQMGDGAAAIVLAPARAGMPQLRAAWFGALGLNRAPGLEMRAGGSDDAAARTSPLTFSHDYRRIAESGALLFDAGAATARQRGVALEDVDWIIPHQVSGNIGTQLAAHFEVPAERFFVNAGEVGNTGSAAIWLALAQLREQGLAAGSRVLALGAEATKYMHGGFLYEHGSCEHRAA is encoded by the coding sequence ATGGATGCGCCGTTGCACACCGCCTACTCGGAAGGCAGTGTCGCCGTGCTCGGCACCGGCGCCGCGCTGCCGGGCGAAGCGCTCGACAACGCAAGCCTGATCGCGCGCGTCGCCGCGCTCGCGCCGGCACTGGACACGCGTGCGCTGCACGCGCTGATGCGGCGGCTCGCGATCGGCCGGCGGCACGTCAGCCGCCCGTTTCGCGAGCGGGCGGAGGCGCCGTCGGCCGGCGCGCGCAATCCGCAACTGGCCGCGCAGGCGTTGCGCCGTGCGCTCGCGCAGGCACAGCTCGAGCCGCAGCAACTAGGCTATCTGATCGGCCACACCGCCACACCCGCTCAGCCGCTGCCGTCGAATATCGCGCTGGTCGCGGACCTGCTCGGTTATCCGGGCCCGCACGTCGAATTGCGGCAAGCATGCACGGGCTTTGCAAACGCGTTGCTGATCGCGTTCGGCATGCTCGCGCAGCGCGGCGCGCGGCCGCTCGCGATCGTCGGCTCGGAAACCGGTTCGCTGTTCTTCGATCCGGCGGCCGCCGTTCACGACCGCGATCAGCGCGTCAATCTCGCGCAGATGGGCGACGGCGCGGCGGCCATCGTGCTTGCGCCGGCGCGAGCCGGCATGCCGCAACTGCGCGCCGCGTGGTTCGGCGCGCTCGGCCTGAACCGTGCACCGGGGCTCGAAATGCGCGCCGGCGGGTCGGACGACGCAGCCGCGCGCACCTCGCCGCTGACGTTTTCGCACGATTACCGGCGCATCGCCGAGTCCGGCGCATTGCTGTTCGACGCCGGCGCAGCGACGGCGCGGCAGCGCGGGGTCGCGCTGGAAGACGTCGACTGGATCATTCCGCATCAGGTGAGCGGCAATATCGGTACGCAGCTGGCCGCCCACTTCGAGGTGCCGGCCGAGCGCTTCTTCGTCAACGCCGGCGAGGTCGGCAACACCGGCTCCGCGGCCATCTGGCTGGCGCTTGCCCAGCTTCGCGAACAGGGTCTCGCGGCGGGCTCGCGCGTCCTGGCGCTCGGCGCGGAAGCCACCAAGTACATGCATGGCGGCTTTCTGTACGAGCACGGTTCCTGCGAACATCGCGCCGCATGA
- a CDS encoding sugar-binding transcriptional regulator: METDELTRLATLYYVDGLTQEDLSKTFSISRAKVGRLLRRAQEEGIVEIRVRHHPRDTSELEQQLVTRFKLERAIVSVNHKDQDKQRELLAGLVASHLDRILSDGMIVAVGMGRNISSISQHAISSTRRSCQFVCAIGGAYRGGETMNADHICRRLAARFGGESETLYAPALVVDPDAREALLQNDTVKQTLDHARRAQLALIGIGDINEDSNMVRMGWFTPEEIVAVRQLGAVGDMMGYDFIDLAGQPSRTPFADRVIGLSFEDLVRIPNVIAVASEMTKTTAVLGALRTGAINTLATTEAIAQSVLSLDGATRPRQAAGVTAGAT; this comes from the coding sequence ATGGAAACCGACGAACTGACACGCCTCGCCACCCTCTACTACGTCGACGGGCTCACTCAGGAAGATCTGTCCAAGACATTTTCCATTTCGCGGGCCAAGGTCGGGCGGTTGCTCAGGCGTGCGCAGGAAGAGGGCATTGTCGAGATTCGCGTCCGGCATCATCCGCGCGATACGAGCGAACTCGAGCAGCAGCTCGTCACGCGCTTCAAGCTCGAACGCGCGATTGTCTCGGTGAACCACAAGGATCAGGACAAACAGCGCGAATTGCTGGCCGGGCTCGTGGCGAGCCATCTCGATCGCATCCTCTCGGACGGCATGATCGTCGCGGTCGGCATGGGACGCAACATCAGCTCGATTTCGCAGCATGCGATCTCGTCGACGCGCCGTTCCTGCCAGTTCGTTTGCGCGATCGGCGGTGCGTATCGCGGCGGCGAAACCATGAATGCCGACCATATTTGCCGGCGGCTCGCGGCGCGCTTCGGCGGCGAAAGCGAAACGCTGTACGCACCGGCGCTGGTGGTCGATCCGGACGCGCGCGAGGCGCTGCTGCAAAACGATACGGTCAAGCAGACGCTCGATCATGCGCGGCGCGCCCAACTCGCGCTGATCGGTATTGGCGACATCAACGAAGACAGCAACATGGTGCGCATGGGCTGGTTCACGCCCGAAGAGATTGTCGCCGTGAGGCAACTGGGCGCGGTCGGCGACATGATGGGCTACGACTTTATCGATCTGGCCGGGCAACCGTCCCGCACGCCGTTCGCGGATCGGGTGATCGGGCTCTCGTTCGAGGATCTCGTGCGCATCCCGAACGTCATCGCGGTCGCCAGCGAGATGACGAAAACCACCGCCGTGCTCGGCGCGCTGCGCACCGGCGCGATCAACACGCTCGCTACGACCGAGGCGATCGCGCAGTCGGTGCTCAGTCTCGATGGCGCGACGCGGCCACGGCAAGCGGCCGGCGTCACGGCAGGCGCGACCTAG
- the rpiB gene encoding ribose 5-phosphate isomerase B, giving the protein MKIAIGCDEAAYDLKEILLAHLRGRGVDVTDFGTYNAQPVIYPDIAFAVAERVVTGEYGRAVLLCGTGIGMAISANKVPGIRAAQCHDTYSAERASRSNDAQIVTIGARVVGPELAKAIVDTFLAAQFDGGRSAPKVQRIQQYETELHAKEDERTAGGDRIPG; this is encoded by the coding sequence ATGAAAATTGCGATCGGCTGTGACGAGGCGGCCTACGACCTGAAGGAGATCCTGTTGGCGCATCTGCGCGGGCGAGGTGTCGACGTGACGGATTTCGGCACCTATAATGCGCAGCCTGTTATCTATCCCGACATTGCGTTTGCCGTGGCCGAGCGCGTCGTCACCGGGGAATACGGGCGTGCCGTATTGCTGTGCGGAACCGGCATCGGCATGGCCATTTCGGCCAACAAGGTGCCGGGCATCCGTGCCGCGCAGTGTCACGATACGTATTCGGCCGAGCGCGCGAGCCGCAGCAACGACGCGCAGATCGTGACGATCGGCGCACGCGTCGTGGGTCCGGAACTGGCGAAAGCCATTGTCGATACTTTTCTCGCCGCGCAGTTCGACGGCGGCCGCTCGGCACCGAAGGTGCAACGCATCCAGCAATACGAGACCGAGCTCCACGCGAAAGAGGACGAGCGCACCGCGGGCGGGGACCGGATCCCGGGCTGA
- a CDS encoding ABC transporter permease, with translation MDRPSTSPLPGRREHAGTRVETSASRERPDVLRRMFPVLLLAALCIAFSISSRRFLTPGNALIVLQQAVVLAVAALGMTFVVIAGSIDLSVGSIVALAALAAAASSNALGVLAIVPAVLVGLACGFVNGVVVAKGKVPSFIVTLGTMVVFRGIVLYFTRGAPVSIESESFLDFYSGRSLAVPNAVWIAVAVVLLGWVTLRFTVFARELKATGGGERVARLTGIRIDRVKIAMFTLLGLLCGIAGLLQSARAMAATSQLGEGLELDVIAAVVVGGTPLTGGLGSVQGTILGVLIITILSNGMNMAGVDPYLQNIVKGVVLIAAVFITIDRKKIGIIK, from the coding sequence ATGGACCGTCCGTCTACATCACCGCTTCCCGGCCGGCGTGAGCACGCCGGCACCCGTGTCGAAACCTCGGCTTCGCGCGAGCGGCCGGACGTGCTGCGGCGAATGTTCCCCGTGCTGTTGCTGGCCGCGCTGTGCATCGCCTTCTCGATCAGCTCGCGGCGCTTTCTCACGCCCGGCAACGCGCTGATCGTGCTGCAGCAGGCCGTGGTGCTGGCGGTCGCCGCGCTCGGCATGACCTTCGTCGTGATCGCCGGTTCGATCGATCTGTCGGTCGGCTCGATCGTCGCACTGGCCGCGCTGGCCGCCGCGGCCAGTTCGAACGCGCTCGGCGTACTCGCCATCGTGCCCGCCGTGCTCGTCGGTCTTGCGTGCGGCTTCGTCAATGGAGTGGTGGTCGCCAAAGGGAAAGTGCCGTCCTTCATCGTCACGCTCGGCACGATGGTGGTGTTTCGCGGCATCGTGCTGTATTTCACGCGCGGCGCACCGGTCTCGATCGAGAGCGAAAGCTTTCTCGACTTCTATTCGGGCCGTTCCCTCGCCGTGCCGAACGCCGTGTGGATCGCCGTTGCGGTGGTGCTGCTCGGGTGGGTGACGTTGCGCTTCACGGTGTTCGCGCGAGAGCTCAAGGCGACGGGCGGCGGCGAGCGCGTCGCGCGACTGACCGGGATCCGCATCGACCGGGTCAAGATCGCCATGTTCACCCTGCTCGGTCTGCTGTGCGGCATTGCCGGCCTGCTGCAAAGCGCGCGCGCCATGGCCGCCACTTCGCAGCTCGGCGAGGGGCTCGAACTCGATGTGATCGCCGCGGTGGTGGTCGGCGGCACGCCGCTGACCGGCGGACTAGGCAGCGTTCAGGGCACGATACTCGGAGTCCTGATCATCACGATCCTGTCGAACGGCATGAACATGGCAGGCGTCGATCCGTACCTGCAGAACATCGTAAAAGGCGTCGTGCTGATTGCCGCGGTGTTCATCACGATCGACCGCAAGAAGATCGGGATCATCAAATAG